From a region of the Leptospira venezuelensis genome:
- a CDS encoding 16S rRNA (uracil(1498)-N(3))-methyltransferase produces MSSEEIVFFRPGYSSSPELKLEGEEISHLKAFRVFSEDKTVIIKDGAGLSFTYSVPSSSKIGSLVGTEKKERPKTKAKIATAIPKGNRLEWLIQKGTELGITEFIFLIFSHSDRKDLNQERLLKVAAEASSQSNQDFLPEIKGPFALSKFLEESKSKNEELILFDPRSAVQLNPENIQNKTVLIGPEGGFRKEELELISQFGVLSVNVGESILRIETAGIFAASMFRLGNLR; encoded by the coding sequence ATGTCCTCCGAAGAAATTGTTTTTTTTCGACCAGGATATTCTTCTTCTCCCGAACTGAAACTAGAGGGAGAAGAAATCTCCCATTTAAAAGCATTTCGAGTTTTTTCTGAAGATAAAACAGTGATCATCAAAGATGGTGCGGGGTTAAGTTTTACTTACAGTGTACCTTCTTCTTCCAAGATTGGAAGTCTTGTCGGTACTGAAAAAAAAGAAAGACCTAAAACTAAAGCAAAGATAGCGACTGCAATTCCGAAAGGAAATAGATTAGAATGGCTCATCCAAAAAGGGACAGAGCTTGGAATTACTGAATTTATTTTTTTAATATTTTCTCATTCGGATAGAAAGGACCTAAACCAGGAAAGACTTCTAAAAGTAGCGGCGGAAGCTTCTTCTCAGTCTAATCAAGATTTTTTACCTGAGATCAAAGGACCGTTTGCACTTTCTAAATTTTTAGAAGAATCCAAATCTAAAAATGAAGAGCTTATACTTTTCGATCCAAGATCAGCAGTACAACTCAATCCAGAAAATATACAGAACAAAACAGTTTTGATAGGACCGGAAGGTGGATTTAGAAAAGAAGAATTAGAACTGATCTCTCAGTTTGGGGTTTTATCTGTAAATGTGGGAGAATCTATTTTAAGAATAGAGACCGCGGGAATTTTTGCGGCCTCCATGTTTAGGCTGGGAAACTTACGCTGA
- the thiS gene encoding sulfur carrier protein ThiS, whose translation MIVNGKEFSIGELSSPDLFSLLESLKLKPETVAIQKNGEILKRDHWKNSFLEEGDKIEILKFVGGG comes from the coding sequence ATGATTGTAAACGGTAAGGAATTCTCTATCGGGGAACTTTCTTCTCCGGACTTATTTTCCCTATTAGAATCCTTAAAATTAAAACCGGAGACGGTAGCGATCCAGAAGAATGGAGAGATCCTAAAAAGGGACCATTGGAAGAATTCTTTCTTAGAGGAAGGAGATAAAATAGAGATCCTGAAATTTGTAGGAGGAGGTTGA
- a CDS encoding WecB/TagA/CpsF family glycosyltransferase encodes MKQPGEIRHLSAKDDRDYLLDYQTLNVDDLEKAPILGVPFDNASLDEAVAKIYHLMEEKDKFHHVLLLDPIKTMALRKGKKLHRIAQKASLILAEGAGLQWAAKKLGGELKERIPTIALMMDLVRLCELRNYSIFLLGGKEEIVEKVYFNLSRHFPGVRIVGRHAGYLNTQRELLVKESIRKTSPNIIFLAMDFPDQEIWVENNTAFFGHAVVIGVGPAMDILSGKVKKAPNVFKLKGLTWLWRIMVRPWRLIRLSRMFGFFIVVAIKSLFVKKKK; translated from the coding sequence ATGAAACAGCCAGGGGAAATACGCCATCTATCTGCAAAGGATGATCGCGACTACTTACTAGATTATCAGACCCTGAATGTGGATGATCTGGAAAAGGCGCCTATCTTAGGTGTGCCTTTTGATAATGCCAGCCTAGATGAGGCAGTAGCAAAAATTTATCATCTCATGGAAGAGAAGGATAAATTTCATCATGTCCTTCTTTTAGATCCGATCAAGACTATGGCCCTCCGTAAAGGGAAGAAATTACATAGGATAGCGCAAAAAGCTAGCCTCATTTTGGCAGAAGGCGCAGGTCTTCAATGGGCTGCTAAAAAATTAGGCGGGGAATTAAAAGAGAGAATTCCTACAATTGCACTTATGATGGACTTAGTCCGTCTATGTGAGCTTAGAAATTATTCTATTTTTCTTTTGGGTGGAAAGGAAGAGATTGTTGAGAAAGTTTATTTCAATCTTTCCAGACATTTTCCTGGAGTTCGTATCGTAGGACGTCATGCGGGTTACCTAAATACTCAACGCGAGTTGCTTGTAAAAGAATCCATTCGTAAGACCAGTCCAAATATTATATTTCTTGCAATGGATTTCCCAGACCAAGAGATCTGGGTAGAAAATAATACCGCATTTTTCGGTCACGCAGTTGTGATTGGAGTCGGACCGGCTATGGATATTCTTTCCGGAAAAGTAAAAAAGGCTCCGAACGTTTTCAAACTGAAGGGTTTAACTTGGCTTTGGAGAATTATGGTCCGTCCTTGGAGACTAATTCGCCTGAGCAGAATGTTCGGATTCTTTATTGTAGTAGCTATTAAATCTCTTTTCGTCAAAAAGAAAAAGTAA
- the trxB gene encoding thioredoxin-disulfide reductase: MPHKVVIIGSGPAGHTAAIYAARANLNPVMYEGFMAGGIAAGGQLTTTTEVENFPGFPEGIDGTQLTNLFRAQSEKYGTKIITQTITKVDFSKRPFRIWSDDELIEAETVIIATGATAKRMFIPGEDSYWQKGISACAVCDGALPIYRNKELAVVGGGDSAVEEAAHLTKFASKVYLIHRRDSLRASKIMQKRATTHPKIEIIWNTAVESAQGNGNQLTSLAVKELTTGKTKELPVGGLFYAIGHKPNTEIFEGQLELDETGYIKTVPGTTRTSVEGVFAAGDVQDKTYRQAITAAGSGCMAALEAERWLEAQEE, from the coding sequence ATGCCCCATAAAGTAGTCATCATTGGATCCGGCCCTGCGGGTCATACGGCAGCAATTTACGCAGCCAGAGCGAATTTGAACCCAGTTATGTACGAGGGATTTATGGCGGGGGGAATCGCCGCAGGTGGACAGCTCACCACTACCACTGAGGTGGAAAATTTCCCAGGTTTTCCTGAAGGAATAGATGGAACCCAACTTACAAATTTGTTCCGTGCCCAATCCGAAAAATACGGCACTAAAATTATCACTCAAACAATCACCAAAGTGGATTTCTCTAAAAGACCGTTTCGTATTTGGTCGGACGATGAATTGATCGAAGCAGAGACTGTGATCATTGCAACAGGTGCTACTGCAAAAAGAATGTTCATCCCGGGCGAGGATTCTTATTGGCAAAAAGGAATTTCTGCATGCGCAGTTTGTGATGGCGCACTTCCGATCTACAGAAACAAAGAACTAGCTGTTGTAGGTGGTGGAGATTCTGCAGTGGAAGAGGCCGCTCACTTAACTAAGTTCGCATCTAAAGTGTATCTGATCCACAGAAGAGATTCTTTAAGAGCTTCTAAGATCATGCAGAAAAGAGCTACCACTCATCCTAAGATAGAAATTATCTGGAACACTGCCGTGGAAAGTGCACAAGGAAACGGGAATCAACTCACTTCCCTTGCTGTGAAAGAACTTACTACTGGAAAAACGAAAGAACTTCCTGTGGGTGGTTTATTCTATGCGATCGGTCATAAGCCGAACACTGAAATTTTCGAAGGCCAATTGGAGCTGGACGAAACTGGTTATATCAAAACAGTTCCAGGCACCACTCGCACAAGTGTAGAAGGTGTATTTGCCGCTGGAGATGTTCAGGACAAAACCTATCGCCAAGCAATCACTGCTGCTGGCTCGGGATGTATGGCCGCTCTTGAAGCAGAAAGATGGTTAGAAGCTCAAGAAGAGTAA
- a CDS encoding tetratricopeptide repeat protein, with protein MADYSEQELEQIRSILDPLNKNPESSEDLNPMLSSFREKMGYGVPISIGDDDEDQQEEGSEESFDLGDEEEAPEPIQKPKPLSFSEDDDIDLDELLTEPSKASADAGEDPFGGFDETPPASDDFGDFGTPEPESDPFADSGLDDFGAPSDTAEPEAGLEDFGAPTSEEDPFGGFDSSPELDTPFDSSPNEDLVSSSPSADPFADSDLGMDDFGAGSSDSSDDPFAGMGGEEPGGSGLEDFDSPAPSASDDPFAAFDASGMEDTPGDEFGLEEGDPFGASPTSGDSDFGDLGGFDSEPSGSGDFGGDDFAEAPTDSDPFADFAPVSGGDHDPFSDLSSATSIPESDPFADFAAEPASPMEMESVPESSDFTSFSPDLDSDSGDEDLGGAAFEEDLRSLGGEDKDEIDKSLTDEELAIIQREILRYPPLLRRTVIESIVQDRLSKKAQRDLLELIKIESSPEDIAAFLSSALGVTVALTDRSGAYSADGVPIISSDPIYTREGVLERRKKIRRTFFAAAAALLIGFGSYFTYKHIILPRQAAQNYEAGLEQIRELGAKRFAGTLGDEERKKYIINIEDSYEKGFDIDPYNLKYMNLYGVEYSRAGEYDLSFQKLFGKIEPDLGMGTLDSWNKREQSPMVRLAQGESWNDKKLKTNKGVNQGIEGIKFLLDQEKTPRKVMVAGAFLAMRLKERTHDNNTYRNLGWFHSQIMPDFAEPSEGKKGRYKNDALAVDYYSKVFTDGESPYDEDSTAGIAKIYYNRREFGKAASFYNRIVEANPKSIPGQAGLVSTYLEMWKESGDPQFVLNHHRLLRNNLDMESELPFYTLAKLASFYAAIDPEELRIKYNINPVDQVSGIEIEESAIRLLDTIYRKSMEDERTGVEIEGKDYAEGYYQRGQYYLSQKENSQARRFFEKAATLDPKHWLAVLELAEHSIRVGNFEEATDLLKEAESRYTNSERWFGSKDEDETLFEGNPARIHFDLGKIRYLLSAGLSNKDSLKEFPGRKIYPFRSRSESDGKSLSVLKEEEEKRNRRNELRNSLQEFAKVDSEEPKFDLVRKWRRELPASMLREMKFFKGWVEYMDSDFDKSLADWTGFEDKDEYYNPTLLMAKGNAFFYTGQTKTALGYFLRVKDDMEEKLPQMSSPKTEDPYHQEVYQTLTAAYNNIGACYETLSKKANVQESENYTAQALQNYWKAIETARKINEASEISLANKDLLFKKEALKREPLLEDWVSPTLDSIKDLVRK; from the coding sequence ATGGCTGATTATTCAGAACAGGAACTGGAGCAGATCCGCTCCATCTTGGATCCGTTGAACAAGAATCCGGAATCTTCCGAAGATTTGAATCCTATGCTTTCCTCGTTCCGCGAGAAGATGGGATACGGCGTTCCTATATCTATCGGGGATGACGATGAGGACCAACAGGAAGAAGGATCCGAAGAAAGTTTCGATCTAGGTGACGAAGAAGAAGCACCAGAACCTATCCAAAAGCCAAAGCCATTATCCTTTTCCGAAGACGATGATATCGATCTAGACGAATTATTAACTGAACCTTCCAAAGCGAGCGCAGATGCGGGAGAAGATCCTTTTGGCGGATTTGACGAAACTCCGCCTGCATCCGACGATTTCGGTGATTTTGGAACTCCAGAGCCAGAATCGGATCCATTTGCAGATTCAGGCTTAGATGATTTCGGTGCGCCTTCCGACACAGCAGAACCTGAAGCGGGTCTGGAAGATTTTGGAGCTCCTACAAGTGAAGAAGATCCATTTGGTGGATTCGACTCTTCTCCTGAACTAGATACTCCTTTTGATTCTTCTCCTAACGAAGATTTAGTTTCCTCTTCACCGAGTGCTGACCCGTTCGCAGATTCTGATCTAGGAATGGATGATTTCGGGGCAGGAAGTTCCGATTCTTCGGACGATCCTTTCGCAGGAATGGGTGGAGAAGAACCTGGAGGTTCCGGTCTAGAAGACTTTGATTCTCCTGCTCCTTCCGCTTCCGATGATCCATTTGCAGCATTCGATGCTTCCGGAATGGAAGATACTCCCGGAGACGAATTCGGTTTAGAAGAAGGAGACCCGTTTGGAGCCTCCCCTACCTCAGGAGATTCTGATTTTGGAGACCTAGGTGGCTTCGATTCCGAACCGTCAGGTTCCGGAGATTTTGGCGGAGATGATTTTGCCGAAGCTCCTACAGACTCCGACCCATTTGCAGATTTTGCACCGGTTTCCGGTGGAGACCACGATCCGTTTTCAGATCTTTCCAGCGCAACTTCCATTCCAGAATCTGATCCATTTGCTGATTTTGCAGCAGAACCTGCTTCCCCAATGGAAATGGAATCTGTTCCTGAATCTTCAGATTTTACAAGCTTCTCCCCGGATCTGGATTCAGACTCAGGTGATGAGGATCTTGGAGGCGCCGCATTTGAAGAAGACTTACGTTCTTTGGGTGGAGAAGATAAGGACGAGATAGATAAATCTCTTACAGACGAAGAACTTGCAATTATTCAAAGAGAAATACTTCGTTATCCTCCACTTTTACGCAGAACGGTCATTGAATCAATTGTCCAAGACCGTCTTTCTAAAAAGGCTCAAAGAGATCTATTAGAACTTATTAAAATAGAAAGTAGCCCTGAGGATATCGCTGCATTCTTATCATCCGCATTAGGTGTCACAGTTGCACTTACGGATAGAAGTGGAGCTTATTCCGCAGATGGCGTTCCTATCATTTCTTCTGACCCTATCTATACAAGAGAAGGCGTATTAGAAAGAAGGAAGAAGATCCGCAGAACATTCTTCGCAGCTGCAGCAGCGCTGTTGATCGGATTTGGAAGTTATTTCACTTACAAACATATCATTCTTCCAAGACAAGCAGCTCAAAATTACGAAGCAGGCCTGGAACAGATCCGTGAACTAGGGGCTAAAAGATTCGCGGGAACTTTGGGCGATGAAGAAAGAAAAAAATATATAATCAATATAGAAGATTCTTATGAGAAAGGTTTCGATATTGATCCTTATAATCTGAAGTATATGAACCTGTACGGAGTGGAATATAGCCGTGCAGGAGAATACGATCTTTCCTTCCAAAAATTATTCGGTAAGATAGAGCCGGATTTAGGAATGGGAACATTAGATTCTTGGAATAAAAGAGAACAATCTCCTATGGTCCGATTGGCTCAGGGAGAATCCTGGAATGATAAAAAGCTTAAGACCAATAAAGGTGTAAACCAAGGGATAGAAGGTATCAAATTCCTTTTAGATCAGGAAAAAACACCAAGAAAGGTAATGGTCGCGGGTGCATTCCTCGCAATGAGACTGAAAGAAAGGACTCACGATAATAATACCTACAGAAATCTTGGCTGGTTCCATTCTCAGATCATGCCGGATTTTGCTGAACCGAGCGAAGGCAAGAAAGGAAGATATAAGAATGACGCGTTAGCCGTTGATTATTATTCCAAGGTATTCACTGACGGAGAAAGTCCTTATGATGAAGATTCCACTGCTGGTATCGCTAAAATATACTATAACAGAAGAGAATTTGGAAAAGCAGCGTCTTTTTACAATAGAATTGTAGAAGCAAATCCAAAGAGTATCCCTGGCCAAGCAGGACTTGTTTCTACATATTTAGAAATGTGGAAAGAAAGTGGAGATCCTCAATTTGTTTTGAACCATCATCGTCTTCTCAGAAACAATCTGGACATGGAATCAGAACTCCCCTTCTACACTCTTGCAAAATTAGCATCTTTTTATGCTGCAATTGATCCGGAAGAGCTTAGGATAAAATATAATATCAATCCGGTTGACCAAGTTTCGGGAATCGAAATAGAAGAAAGTGCAATCCGTCTTTTAGATACTATTTATAGAAAGTCTATGGAAGATGAAAGGACTGGAGTTGAGATAGAAGGAAAAGATTACGCAGAAGGATATTACCAACGCGGACAATATTATCTTTCTCAAAAAGAAAATAGCCAAGCAAGAAGATTCTTCGAAAAAGCGGCTACTCTAGATCCGAAACATTGGCTAGCAGTCCTGGAACTTGCGGAACATTCTATCCGAGTTGGAAATTTTGAAGAGGCAACAGATCTTTTAAAAGAAGCTGAATCTCGTTATACAAATAGCGAGCGTTGGTTCGGCTCAAAAGATGAAGACGAAACATTATTCGAAGGAAATCCTGCACGCATTCATTTCGATCTTGGAAAGATCAGATATCTATTGTCTGCAGGACTTTCAAACAAGGATTCGCTCAAAGAATTTCCTGGTAGAAAAATTTATCCATTCCGTTCCCGCTCCGAATCTGATGGCAAAAGCCTTTCTGTATTAAAAGAAGAAGAAGAAAAAAGAAATCGTAGAAACGAACTTAGAAATTCGCTTCAAGAATTTGCAAAAGTAGATTCAGAAGAGCCTAAATTTGATTTAGTCCGTAAATGGAGAAGAGAACTTCCGGCATCCATGTTGAGAGAAATGAAATTTTTCAAAGGCTGGGTAGAATATATGGATTCTGACTTCGACAAATCTTTAGCGGATTGGACAGGTTTCGAAGATAAGGACGAGTATTATAATCCTACTCTTCTCATGGCAAAAGGAAACGCATTTTTTTATACCGGTCAGACCAAAACTGCTCTCGGATATTTCCTAAGAGTAAAAGATGATATGGAAGAAAAACTTCCTCAAATGAGTTCACCTAAAACGGAAGATCCATATCACCAAGAAGTGTATCAAACTCTGACTGCTGCTTACAATAATATTGGTGCGTGTTACGAAACTCTATCGAAAAAAGCAAATGTACAAGAGTCCGAAAATTACACTGCACAAGCCCTACAAAATTATTGGAAAGCAATCGAAACTGCTCGTAAGATCAATGAAGCAAGCGAGATCTCACTTGCAAACAAAGACCTTTTATTTAAAAAAGAAGCTCTCAAAAGAGAGCCTCTTTTAGAAGACTGGGTCTCACCAACACTAGATTCGATTAAAGATCTAGTGCGTAAATAA
- a CDS encoding thiamine phosphate synthase, translated as MEFPLRPRHSIWKAPGIYPILDLEYCSKFSKDPVSIVELWSYQREWIPFYQIRAKKETPDSLKKVYKSLIEAFPDFPIILNDYWKEALEWKCFGLHIGKEDYASLSLEDKKKVRSSGLYLGTSCHNSKDIAGLEPGVWDYTGIGPVYATNSKNTEDLPIGLSGVQEALQIAKIPVTPIGGIGPKQIIELSELGPLSYAMIASASERDSFYDCVRILKEIKNP; from the coding sequence TTGGAATTCCCACTTAGACCTAGACATAGCATCTGGAAAGCACCTGGTATATATCCAATCCTTGATTTAGAATATTGTTCCAAATTTTCCAAGGACCCGGTCAGTATTGTGGAACTTTGGAGTTACCAAAGAGAATGGATCCCATTCTATCAGATACGCGCCAAAAAAGAAACTCCAGATTCATTAAAGAAGGTTTATAAAAGCCTGATAGAAGCTTTTCCTGATTTTCCAATCATACTCAACGATTATTGGAAAGAGGCCTTGGAATGGAAATGTTTTGGGCTTCATATAGGAAAAGAAGATTATGCTTCTCTTTCCTTAGAGGATAAGAAGAAGGTCCGCTCAAGCGGATTATACCTAGGCACTTCTTGTCATAATTCTAAAGACATAGCGGGCTTAGAGCCCGGTGTTTGGGACTATACTGGAATTGGACCAGTGTATGCTACCAACTCAAAAAACACTGAAGATCTTCCTATTGGACTATCCGGAGTCCAAGAAGCCTTACAAATTGCTAAAATACCTGTCACCCCGATCGGCGGGATCGGCCCCAAGCAGATCATCGAGCTATCTGAATTAGGTCCATTATCCTATGCGATGATTGCCTCTGCTTCTGAAAGAGATTCTTTTTACGATTGCGTTCGTATTCTTAAGGAAATAAAGAATCCATAA
- the guaB gene encoding IMP dehydrogenase codes for MSNQSYRDSQFLDGLSGEELFSMQIGLTYRDFLVLPGFIDFNPSDVELETRLTKKIKLKRPFVSSPMDTVTESSMAIAQALMGGIGIIHYNNTVEEQVAEVSKVKRFENGFISDPVVLGPKNTIHDLDRIKETLGFTGIPITADGTRNSKLVGIVTNRDIDFERDRSIPVEKVMTTEVITGKAGITLREANDIIKKEKIGKLPIIDKDGKLISLVSRSDLKKNKEFPDSSKDENKRLRCGAAVSTLPESRDRVAALYEAGVDVIIIDSAQGNSIYQIEMLQFIKSNFKNLEVIGGNVVTRGQAENLIGAGADGLRIGMGPGSICITQDTMAVGRAQATAVYQTAAHAAKHDVPVIADGGISNIGDIANALAIGASACMMGFMFAGTSEAPGEYFYENGIRLKKYRGMASIEAMKAGGDKRYFNEGQKVKVAQGVSGSVVDRGSILNFIPYLSLGLRLSFQDMGFRSVQDLHKGLREGKLRFERRSESAQAQGSVHSLYSYSAPSLRAE; via the coding sequence ATGTCAAACCAATCTTACCGAGACTCCCAATTTTTAGACGGCCTATCCGGCGAAGAACTTTTCAGCATGCAAATCGGGCTTACTTATCGGGACTTTTTAGTCCTGCCCGGTTTTATCGACTTCAATCCTTCTGACGTAGAACTAGAGACTAGATTAACAAAAAAAATCAAACTCAAAAGACCATTCGTAAGTTCCCCAATGGACACTGTGACTGAGTCCTCAATGGCTATTGCACAGGCCCTTATGGGAGGGATTGGAATTATCCATTATAATAATACTGTAGAAGAACAGGTTGCTGAAGTCAGCAAAGTGAAACGTTTTGAGAACGGTTTTATTTCAGACCCGGTTGTTCTTGGACCAAAAAATACAATCCATGATTTGGACAGGATTAAAGAAACTTTGGGATTCACTGGAATACCGATCACTGCAGACGGAACCAGAAATTCAAAGTTGGTCGGAATTGTAACAAATAGAGATATCGATTTTGAGAGAGATCGTTCTATCCCTGTGGAAAAAGTTATGACCACAGAAGTGATTACGGGTAAAGCAGGGATCACTCTAAGAGAAGCAAACGATATTATCAAAAAAGAGAAGATCGGAAAACTTCCGATCATAGATAAAGACGGAAAACTTATCTCTTTAGTAAGTCGTTCTGATCTGAAGAAGAATAAAGAATTTCCTGATTCTTCCAAGGACGAGAACAAAAGGCTCAGATGTGGAGCTGCGGTTTCTACCTTACCTGAATCCAGGGACAGGGTTGCTGCATTGTATGAGGCAGGAGTAGATGTGATCATCATTGACTCCGCTCAAGGGAACTCGATCTACCAGATAGAGATGCTCCAATTCATTAAATCTAATTTCAAAAACCTAGAAGTGATCGGTGGTAACGTGGTCACCCGTGGCCAAGCAGAAAATCTGATTGGTGCGGGAGCGGACGGACTTAGGATCGGAATGGGGCCTGGTTCCATTTGTATCACTCAAGACACCATGGCTGTGGGTAGAGCACAGGCAACTGCTGTTTACCAGACTGCTGCCCATGCGGCAAAACATGATGTTCCAGTTATTGCAGACGGTGGAATTTCCAATATTGGAGATATCGCAAATGCTTTGGCAATTGGGGCTTCTGCATGTATGATGGGATTTATGTTTGCAGGAACATCCGAGGCACCCGGAGAGTATTTTTATGAAAACGGAATACGTCTCAAAAAGTATCGAGGAATGGCCAGCATCGAGGCTATGAAAGCTGGCGGTGACAAACGTTATTTCAATGAGGGGCAAAAAGTAAAAGTGGCCCAGGGTGTAAGTGGTTCCGTAGTGGATAGAGGTTCAATTCTGAACTTTATTCCTTATTTAAGCCTTGGACTAAGACTTTCTTTTCAGGATATGGGATTCCGTTCCGTCCAAGATTTACATAAAGGACTTCGGGAAGGAAAACTCAGATTCGAAAGAAGGAGTGAATCCGCTCAAGCCCAAGGTTCTGTTCACAGTCTTTACTCTTATAGTGCACCTAGTTTAAGAGCAGAGTAA
- a CDS encoding carbohydrate-binding module 48 — protein MVHKAKAVALLTLILTFALAAEEAEDWIGAFRSVDYEEGEEALPEEKIYYFWQLENLRKAVPPRFIRFVDTFSALKTGKLLNRGVLFSYEGLANDEVSVCGEFSHWQCVSLQKNDKGIFYGVVDIHGDQLYEPKPAYEYKFKVDGIFTHDPENPDTVEDGEGSLISRIAFREGGPNKQTSTRVLEDSPYEEKEFRTVEFRIYQPQAESVSLIGDFNHWDPESDFLIKERNGTFRVVKKLKPGEYQYNFLVDGKIVVDTYNPLTVLREDTGEISSALLVPTRTGVLERKKIDP, from the coding sequence ATGGTGCATAAAGCCAAGGCGGTTGCCTTACTTACCTTGATATTGACCTTCGCCCTTGCTGCGGAAGAGGCAGAAGATTGGATCGGAGCCTTCCGGTCAGTGGATTATGAGGAGGGAGAAGAAGCCCTTCCTGAAGAAAAAATTTATTATTTCTGGCAATTGGAGAATTTGAGAAAGGCTGTACCGCCTAGATTCATTCGATTTGTGGATACATTCTCGGCTTTGAAAACCGGTAAATTATTGAACCGTGGAGTTTTATTCAGTTATGAGGGTCTTGCAAACGACGAGGTAAGCGTTTGTGGAGAATTCAGTCACTGGCAATGTGTTTCCTTACAGAAAAATGATAAGGGAATCTTTTACGGAGTAGTGGACATTCACGGAGACCAACTCTATGAGCCGAAACCTGCCTATGAATATAAGTTTAAGGTAGATGGTATTTTTACGCATGATCCTGAAAACCCTGATACTGTAGAAGATGGAGAAGGCTCCTTAATTTCCAGGATTGCATTTCGAGAGGGTGGGCCAAATAAACAGACAAGCACTAGGGTTTTAGAAGATTCTCCTTACGAAGAAAAAGAATTTAGAACTGTAGAATTCAGAATTTATCAGCCCCAAGCTGAGTCTGTAAGTCTGATCGGAGATTTCAACCACTGGGATCCAGAATCCGACTTTTTGATCAAAGAAAGGAATGGAACCTTCAGAGTAGTCAAAAAATTAAAACCTGGTGAATACCAATATAATTTCTTAGTCGATGGAAAGATCGTAGTGGATACTTATAATCCTCTTACAGTGTTAAGAGAAGATACTGGAGAGATCTCTTCTGCATTATTAGTTCCTACAAGAACCGGAGTTTTGGAAAGAAAGAAGATTGACCCCTAA
- a CDS encoding outer membrane lipoprotein-sorting protein produces the protein MAGDVSHAQTPPDKARVAQELVARLDQALLKTDGLVKANLILIKKTGDSWTWDMSIFRKGEDSLSLFESKGRGLEYKILFKEDGELIFAFNALSRKIFKKNDEEKYENHLNTGFSFVDLAGTSYQANYNPIVQSDLDIAGKKMKRVALRPIVPYFYSKLILLLEPDTLRPIRLDFHDKDGVLYKTMNIKYGPVKVKAKQKVTKEDIVSRLEMLDLNTGAISVLEYTEVDRDVKPDPSLFELDNLNRL, from the coding sequence ATGGCTGGGGATGTTTCCCATGCTCAGACTCCGCCAGATAAAGCAAGAGTTGCCCAGGAACTAGTCGCAAGACTAGACCAGGCACTCTTAAAAACGGATGGTCTAGTAAAAGCAAATCTGATCCTGATCAAAAAGACAGGAGATTCCTGGACCTGGGATATGAGTATTTTCAGAAAGGGAGAAGATTCACTCTCTCTATTTGAAAGCAAAGGTCGAGGTTTAGAATATAAGATCTTATTTAAAGAAGATGGAGAGTTGATCTTCGCCTTTAACGCTCTTTCTCGGAAAATTTTCAAAAAGAACGACGAAGAAAAATACGAAAACCATCTGAACACTGGATTCAGTTTTGTGGATCTGGCGGGAACTTCTTACCAAGCAAATTATAATCCTATCGTTCAAAGTGATTTGGATATTGCAGGGAAGAAGATGAAACGGGTTGCTCTTCGACCAATCGTTCCTTATTTTTATTCCAAACTGATTTTACTTTTGGAACCGGATACATTAAGACCTATTCGTTTGGATTTCCATGACAAAGACGGGGTACTTTATAAAACAATGAACATAAAGTACGGTCCAGTGAAGGTAAAAGCAAAACAGAAGGTCACAAAAGAAGATATAGTCAGTCGATTGGAAATGTTGGATTTGAATACAGGTGCGATCAGCGTATTGGAATATACTGAGGTGGATAGGGATGTAAAACCGGATCCTTCTCTATTTGAATTGGATAATTTAAACAGACTCTAA